In Malus sylvestris chromosome 15, drMalSylv7.2, whole genome shotgun sequence, a single genomic region encodes these proteins:
- the LOC126602193 gene encoding cytochrome P450 CYP82D47-like — MDYFYLSYDLVVPLMAVTLALSLFLYSLLWKYGGVIRKAPPEAGRAWPIIGHLHLLSSSTEPAHLLFGNLADKYGPIFTIKFGVKRAIVVSSSEIAKECFKTNDKVFASRPKSIAGEVLGYNYAFFPFSPYGDYFRQIRKIATLEVLSQTRIEKLKHIREFEVKASMKEMHRRWTVNKKSSGSTKVLVEMKEWLAFTNENVIFRMIVGKSFLEATDSKYSQGCYLGRKTFLEFLRLSGTFVISDSIPFLRWLDLGGHERAMKKIAKELEEVFKGWLEEHKHKRKISGRLMGDELDFMDVMLSILGNNEVTTSYDADTINIATSLTFLLGGAETTTATMSWALALLVNHPETLKKVQEELDENVGKDRQVKESDTDKLVYLQAVIKESMRLHPAAPLAIPHLSTSDCMVGNYHVPAGTRLLANISKIHRDPNVWSEPNEFKPERFLTTHKGLDVKGRDFELLPFGSGRRMCPAISLALKVTEFTLASFLHGFEIETATDDPIGLRETAGLTNHMSALFEVLLTPRLPAELY; from the exons ATGGATTATTTTTACCTCTCATATGATCTGGTGGTACCTCTCATGGCAGTCACATTGGCCTTGTCACTATTTCTCTACTCCCTGTTATGGAAATATGGAGGGGTAATCCGAAAAGCGCCACCGGAAGCCGGTAGAGCATGGCCAATAATTGGCCACCTCCACTTATTATCAAGCTCAACTGAACCAGCCCATTTGCTATTCGGTAACTTGGCCGACAAGTATGGACCCattttcactataaagttcgGAGTGAAGAGAGCTATCGTCGTCAGTAGTTCCGAAATAGCTAAGGAGTGCTTCAAAACCAACGACAAAGTGTTTGCAAGCCGTCCAAAATCTATAGCCGGAGAAGTTCTGGGCTACAACTATGCCTTTTTCCCCTTCAGTCCTTATGGCGACTACTTTCGCCAAATACGCAAGATAGCCACACTGGAGGTGCTATCCCAGACCCGCATTGAGAAGCTAAAACACATTCGGGAATTTGAAGTGAAGGCATCCATGAAAGAAATGCACCGACGATGGACAGTGAACAAGAAGAGTAGTGGTTCGACTAAGGTGTTGGTGGAGATGAAAGAATGGCTTGCGTTTACAAATGAAAACGTTATATTTAGGATGATTGTCGGGAAAAGTTTTCTGGAAGCTACTGACTCGAAGTACTCTCAAGGATGTTATTTGGGTCGGAAAACGTTTTTGGAATTTCTTCGATTAAGTGGGACTTTTGTGATTTCGGATTCAATTCCGTTCCTGAGGTGGTTGGATTTGGGTGGACATGAGAGAGCTATGAAGAAGATTGCAAAGGAGCTAGAAGAAGTGTTCAAGGGATGGCTAGAAGAGCATAAGCACAAGAGGAAGATTTCGGGCAGACTGATGGGTGATGAGCTTGATTTCATGGATGTCATGCTTTCAATCCTTGGTAACAATGAAGTTACTACATCCTATGACGCTGATACTATCAACATAGCTACTTCCCTG ACTTTTCTATTAGGAGGTGCAGAAACTACGACTGCGACAATGTCATGGGCTCTAGCTTTACTTGTGAACCACCCTGAAACACTAAAGAAGGTCCAAGAAGAACTAGATGAAAATGTTGGTAAAGATAGACAAGTGAAGGAATCAGACACAGACAAATTGGTCTATCTCCAAGCTGTTATCAAAGAATCAATGCGATTGCACCCTGCTGCACCACTTGCAATACCACACCTATCCACTAGCGATTGCATGGTAGGTAACTACCACGTCCCAGCTGGCACACGCCTATTGGCTAACATTTCAAAGATCCATAGAGACCCAAATGTGTGGTCAGAGCCAAACGAATTCAAGCCAGAACGATTCCTCACAACCCATAAGGGCTTGGATGTTAAGGGTCGGGATTTTGAGTTGTTACCATTTGGCAGTGGTAGAAGGATGTGCCCTGCAATCTCACTTGCACTAAAGGTCACAGAATTTACACTCGCTTCTTTTCTTCATGGGTTTGAAATCGAAACCGCAACGGATGACCCGATTGGCTTGCGTGAGACAGCGGGATTAACCAACCATATGAGTGCCTTGTTTGAAGTCCTTCTCACTCCACGCCTTCCTGCTGAGTTATATTAA
- the LOC126602195 gene encoding protein DETOXIFICATION 27-like, translated as MGNRNSDQDGDLTQSLLPEALPQNSAANDRDQKTDLSLRVWLETKKLWKIVGPAIFSRVATFSMNVITQAFAGHLGEVELASVSIGITLVIGFNFGLLLGMASALETLCGQAFGAKRYHMLGIYLQRSWTVLFLCCIALLPVYIFVTPILKLLGQSDDVAALSGAVALWLIPLHFSFAFYFPLTRFLQSQLQNIVIAWVSLVALLINILTSWLFVDVLHFGVFGAVIALDISWWVLALGLYVYATCGWCSQTWTGFSTQAFSGLWEFIKLSVASGVMLCLENWYYRILILITGYLKNTTITVDALSVCMTINGWEIMIPLAFFAGTGVRVANELGAGNWKAAKFATKVSVIESTMVGVFFCVLIIALHDKIAYIFTTSSDVVEAVNHMSYLLAITILLNSVQPVLSGVAVGSGWQAWVAYINLFCYYIVGLPLGILMGWAFNLGIRGIWGGMIIGGTGMQTLILATITIQRDWEKEAEKATLHVTKWSTHKPDNQSEEEAQ; from the exons ATGGGAAACAGAAACAGTGACCAAGATGGTGATCTTACTCAGTCTCTATTACCAGAGGCATTACCCCAAAACAGTGCCGCCAATGACAGAGATCAGAAAACAGACCTTTCACTAAGGGTCTGGTTAGAGACCAAGAAGCTATGGAAAATAGTGGGTCCTGCAATCTTCAGCAGGGTGGCTACTTTCTCCATGAACGTCATTACCCAAGCCTTTGCTGGACACCTTGGGGAGGTTGAACTAGCTTCAGTTTCCATTGGAATCACTCTGGTCATCGGCTTCAATTTTGGCCTCTTG TTAGGAATGGCAAGTGCACTGGAAACACTTTGTGGGCAGGCATTTGGAGCAAAAAGGTACCATATGCTTGGAATATACTTGCAAAGGTCATGGACGGTGTTATTTCTCTGCTGCATTGCACTTTTGCCGGTTTACATTTTCGTCACTCCAATTCTGAAACTATTGGGACAAAGTGATGATGTGGCGGCACTGTCAGGAGCGGTGGCTCTGTGGCTCATACCCCTACACTTCAGCTTTGCGTTTTACTTCCCATTGACAAGGTTCTTGCAAAGCCAGCTTCAGAACATTGTTATTGCTTGGGTCAGTTTAGTGGCTTTATTGATCAATATATTGACGAGTTGGCTTTTCGTCGATGTGTTGCATTTTGGGGTTTTTGGTGCTGTTATTGCTTTGGATATTTCTTGGTGGGTTTTGGCTTTGGGGCTCTATGTGTATGCTACTTGTGGTTGGTGTTCACAGACTTGGACTGGTTTCTCTACGCAAGCGTTTTCTGGGCTCTGGGAATTTATCAAACTTTCGGTTGCTTCTGGCGTTATGCTTTG CTTGGAGAACTGGTATTACAGGATACTGATATTGATAACTGGTTATTTGAAAAATACCACCATTACTGTGGATGCTTTGTCAGTCTG CATGACTATTAATGGGTGGGAGATCATGATTCCTCTAGCCTTCTTTGCTGGAACGGG AGTAAGAGTTGCAAATGAACTAGGAGCTGGAAACTGGAAGGCAGCAAAGTTTGCAACGAAGGTTTCTGTAATTGAATCGACCATGGTTGGTGTCTTTTTTTGTGTACTTATAATTGCACTCCATGACAAGATCGCATACATATTCACCACCAGCAGTGATGTCGTTGAAGCAGTTAATCACATGTCTTACCTCTTGGCCATCACAATTCTACTTAATAGCGTCCAACCTGTTTTATCAG GAGTAGCAGTGGGATCGGGATGGCAAGCATGGGTGGCATATATAAATCTTTTCTGCTACTACATTGTTGGATTGCCACTTGGAATTTTAATGGGATGGGCCTTCAACTTGGGTATTAGG GGTATTTGGGGTGGGATGATCATTGGTGGAACCGGTATGCAAACATTGATATTGGCCACCATCACAATTCAACGTGATTGGGAAAAGGAG GCTGAGAAAGCCACCCTGCATGTAACGAAATGGTCAACCCATAAACCAGACAACCAATCAGAGGAGGAAGCACAATAG